CTTCATGGCCTCGTTCTGAATGGCGAGGGTGCTGTATTCCATGCAGGCCACGTGCTTGAAGGTGGATTTCTGCACGGAGCGCACGATGCCCTCGGCGCCGCCGTCGTGGTGCAGGGCTGCGACGATGAGGCGGTTGCGCAGGTGGAAGTACGCCTGCCAGTCGATGGCGTCGTCCTTGTCCGCCCACGCCATGTGCCAGATGGCCGCTCCCGGCCAGGTGACGGTGGGGAACCCGGCGGCGCCGGCACGCAGGGAGTATTCCGTGTCGTCCCACTTGATGAACAGCGGGAGCGGCTGACCGATCTGGTCCGCGACGACCCGCGGGAACAGGCACATCCACCAGCCGTTGTAGTCGACGTCGACGCGGCGGTGCAGGTTGCGGGAGTTGTAGGCGTCCGGGTTCTTCTTGTCGCTGTCGTGGCCGAGGAAACCCAGGGGGTACTGCGCGAAGTCGTGATCGTAGACGGAGTTGTTGGCCTTGGTCCACATGAAGTCGCTGCGGTCGATGGCCTCACCCATGGTGCGCAGCTCCGAGCGCTCCTGCAGGTTGAGCATCTGCCCGCCGACGACGATGGGGCTGGCCGCGTAGCGCGCGGCCTGGACGGCGCGGGCGATGGAGTCGGGTTCGATGGCGATGTCGTCGTCCATGTAGAGGATGTACGGGCTCTCGGGCAGACCGGCTTCGCCGTCGCCCAGGGCCTCGAACATGATGCGGGAGTAGCCGCCGGAGCCGCCAAGGTTGCCCTGGCGGAACTCGTGGAACCGCTCCCCCAGCCTGGCCACGGCGTCGACGTAACCGGGCTCGTCGGCCGGGTGCTGGTTGCCCTGGTCGGGCATGATGACGGCGTCGATGATGGCGTCGATCTCCGGGTCGGAGGTCAGCGCCTCCAGCGCGGCGACGGCGTCGGCCGGCCGGTTGAAGGTGGGGATGCCCACGGTGACCCGCTTCTCGAAGGGCCCGACGGTTGAGCCGTCCGGCATCTGCTGCGCTCGGGGCGCGTGCGGGGCGCACCAGGCGGCTTCGGAGACGGTGGCGTCGGACTCGGCGGTGACGTCGAACCAGTACCAGCCGCCGTCCTCGAAGTTCTTTAGCGGCAGCGTGAAGGTGGTGGCCTCATCGGTGATGAGCCTCGACTCAACGGCCACGCGCGTGCCGTCGGACTTGGAGCGGTACACCGAGACTGCGGCGGTGCCCTGCACGTGCAGGTTCAGCAGGACGGTGTCCAGCTGCGACCAGCGGCGCCAGTAGGAGGCCGGGAAGGCGTTGAAGTAGGTCTCGAAACTCGCCTCCGAACCGCCGGGAACGCGGACGGAGAAGCGCTCCGACCAGGAGAGACGCTCCTTGTTCTGTCCGCTCTCGACGAGGTAGAGCATGCGCACGTCCTGCGGCTCTCCCTGTCGGGGGAGGAGGATGCGCTGGAGCACCTCGGGCGAGGTGGTCTCGGTGGTGGGGTCGGTCACGGCGTTCAACGGTGTCCCTTCAACTTCCTGGACGTGAGATGAGGCTTGCCCTGTCAGAGTAGTGCGCCGGGTGGACAGCCAGTAGTTGCCACGTCCCGCTTCTCGACGTTTTGCCGCCGCCCCGCCCCGGCGCACGGGAAAACCCGGGTCGGATCGTCGCTTTTCGACGATCCAGCCCGGGCCTCCTGCGGCGTGCGCCTAGGCGTTGACGGCCGGCGCGGACGGTGCGAGGTGCAGCTCGCTGACCAGGGCGCCGACGCGCTCGTTCAGGTCGGAGATCAGGGTGCTGATCTGCTCCTCGGTCATGCCGTCGGTGGCGGGCATGTCCCAGACCACGGCGTGGCGTCCACCCATGTCCTGTGCCTCGTGGGCGCCCAGGTAGATGGTCACCTCGGAGCTGTCCAGGACACGGCCGGCGTGGGCGGTCTCGGTGACGAGGTCGATGCCGCGGTGGCGGGCCTCGGCCTCGAGGCGGGAGTCGTGGGCGTTCTCGGGGTGGGTGGCGGCGGTGGTGACGGAGACGCCGTCGCCGGCTGCGGTGCGGGTCAGGGCCGCGGCGATCTCGGCCATGACACGGTTGTTGCGGTTGACGAAGACGACGCCGCGGCGGGGGGCCACGGTGCGCAGCGGGGCGTTGAGCACGATGTTCTCGAGGCGCTCGGTGACGTCACGCTCGACGAAGACGGGGACGAACTCATAGAGGGCGGCGGTGGACAGGTGCTGCCCGAGGACGGCGTCGAAGACACGGTCGATGTCGGCGACGGCAAGCTCGTGGCCGTAGCGGCGGTGAAGGTCGGTTCGGACGGTGGTGAGGGTCTGGTTGACGTTCATGATGCTCCTTGAAAGACTTTCGGATTCAGCGTGTGCGTTCAGGGCCGGGCGGCGGCGAGCGGGTTGCTGCTCGCGAGGAAATTCCGGGGCGGTTGCGTTGTGCAGGGTGATCGCTCCTTCGTTCTTCCAGTTCACTTCCGGCGGTTCATGCACCGTTAACCTTTTTGTTAACGGGAGCGCCGTTCGCTGTTTACGTAAAGTTAACTTACGGGCAGCGAGAAGTATTGTCAAGGCCGCACGCTGGGGAAAAGTTTTCGCCACATGGCGTTTTGGTAACTTTCGTGCCGTATGCAGGCGCTTCGTGAGTACACGTCAACTTTGTCAGTTGTTAACCTGACGTTCACCTAAGGCCGTTCGAACCCGCCCCGCGGTCACCCAACAAACCACCCCGACCACCGCCCCCAGCACCGCTCCGGCGAGCACGTCGCTCAGCCAGTGCACCCCCAGATACAGCCGCGACACCATGACGGCCACGGCCCAGATCCACACCGCAGCCCGCGCCCACCACCGTGCGCAGAGCAGGCTCACCAGCACCGCAACCACCGCTGCCCCCGCGGCGTGCCCGGAGGGAAAGGAATCCCCGGAGACCTGCCCCAGCTGAAATTCCGCCGGTGGGCGGGCGCGCCCGATCAGCGCCTTGAGCGCGTGCACCAGCCCGTTGGTCACCAGGATCGCGGGCGGAAGCACCCACCACTGCGCCCACTGTGGCCGCCGGCGGATCCCCTGCCCGAGGGCCAGCACCAGCGCATACAGCAGTAGGTAGGCGGGGCGGCTGAGTTCGCTGAAAGCGGCGATGAGTGGGGACAGGGCGTCGATACGCGACGCCACCAGCCACCCGAGCACCGCCGCATCCACGGTCGAGCTAGTGTCCGCGCTCCTGCTCCAGCGGAGTGCCGTCAACGAAGAACGGGGTGAGCGTGTTGTCGAACAGCGTCAGCGCCGAGGCGATGGCCATGTGCATGTCCAGGTACTGGTAGGTGCCCAGGCGGCCGCCGAAGAGCACGTTGTTCTCGCGGGCCTCGGCGGCGGCGCGGCGTCGGTAAGCCTCCACCATCGCGCGGTCCTCGGGCGTGTTGATGGGGTAGTAGGGCTCGTCGCCCTCGCGGTCGGCGAAGCGCGAGTACTCCTTCATGATCACGGTCTTGTCCGTGCGGTAGTCCCGCTCGGGATGGAAGTGACGGAACTCGTGGATGCGGGTGTAGTCGACGTCGGCGTCGTTGTAGTTCATCACCGGCGTGCCCTGGAAGTCGCCGGTCTCCAGGACCTCGGTCTCGAAGTCGAGGGTGCGCCAGCCGAGCGTGCCCTCGGCGTAGTCGAAATAGCGGTCCAGCGGGCCGGTGTAGACCACGGGCGCGTCCGGGGACTCGGCGCGCAGCTCGTCGCGCACGTCGAACCAGTCGGTGCCCAGGCGGACGTCGATGAGCTCGTTGTCCGCCATCTTCTCCAGCCATGCGGTATAACCGTCGACGGGCAGTCCCTCGTACGTGTCGTTGAAGTAGCGGTTGTTGAAGGTGTAACGCACGGGAAGGCGGGAGATGTTCGCCGCGGGCAGGTTCTTCGGGTCGGTCTGCCACTGCTTGGCGGTGTAGTCGCGGATGAAGGCCTCGTAGAGCGGCTTGCCGATCAGCGAGATCGCCTTCTCCTCCAGATTCGCCGCCTCCTTGGGATCCATGCCCTCGGTCTGCGACTTGATGAGCTCGCGCGCCTCGTCCGGGGAGTAGTAGCGGCCGAAGAACTGGTTGATCAGACCCAGGCCCATGGGGAACTGGTACGCGGTGCCGTCATGCATGGCGAAGACCCGGTGCTGGTAGCCGGTGAAGTCCGTGAACTGGTTGACGTACTCCCATACCCGCTGGTTGGAGGTGTGGAAGAGGTGCGCCCCGTACTTGTGGATCTCAATGCCCGTCTCCGGCTCGGCCTCGGAGTAGGCGTTGCCGCCGAGGTGGTCGCGGCGGTCGACGATGAGCACCTTCTTGCCCAGCTGGGTGGCGGCGCGCTCGGCGACGGTGAGTCCGAAGAGGCCGGATCCGACAACAAAGAGGTCATAAGTCATGGCAATCAGGCTAATCGACGCTCCCTGCCCGCCCCTCCGGCGAAACACGGCGGGCCGGTGGAAAACCATTCGCCCGGTTCGAAATTATGTCAATAAAATCCCACCAACAACTTGTGTCCGATATGAAACTTTGATGAACTGGGTTACCATGGGCCCCACGCGTGTTCTACCATGCTGAAAGAGCCGAACTCTTTTTCTTTCCCCTGATCTCTGAGGAGCCTCATCGTGCAGCAAAGACGCCGCATCACGTCGCCCACCGCGACGGGCGCACTCCGCGCGAACCCGACCGTCGCCGTTCTCACCGTGGCCGCACTCGTTGCCGCCACGGTCTTCGGCGGCAACTCCATCTACCAGGCACAGTCCGAGGGCGGGGACCCCATCCCCGTCGCCGAGCAGTCCGTCAACTTCGGCGAGTTCGACAACGTCGTCGTCGAGGACGCCGCCATCGCCTCCCAGGGCGGGCAGCCTGGCCCGAAGACGGTCAAGGAGTTCACCAGCGACACCCCTTTCAGCATGTTCGCCCTGACCTGGAACAGCGACGAGGACTTCGCGTCCTTCGTCCGCGCCGAGAACGCCGACGGCGAGTGGGGCCCCTGGTACGCCGCCGCCCCCATGGGTGAGCCGAGCGCCGACGGCAAGCGAGGCACCGACCTCATCTACGTCGAGCCGACCCAGCGCATCCAGGTCTCCGTCGCCGGAGTCGACCTCGGCATCACCGATGCCGACGCCACCCCTGCCGACGAGGCCTCCCTGGAGAACGTCCCCGAGGAAGCCCCGGTCGCCGGCGCCGGCATCAACCCCGAGTGG
This sequence is a window from Corynebacterium doosanense CAU 212 = DSM 45436. Protein-coding genes within it:
- a CDS encoding phosphatase PAP2 family protein — encoded protein: MLGWLVASRIDALSPLIAAFSELSRPAYLLLYALVLALGQGIRRRPQWAQWWVLPPAILVTNGLVHALKALIGRARPPAEFQLGQVSGDSFPSGHAAGAAVVAVLVSLLCARWWARAAVWIWAVAVMVSRLYLGVHWLSDVLAGAVLGAVVGVVCWVTAGRVRTALGERQVNN
- a CDS encoding three-helix bundle dimerization domain-containing protein is translated as MNVNQTLTTVRTDLHRRYGHELAVADIDRVFDAVLGQHLSTAALYEFVPVFVERDVTERLENIVLNAPLRTVAPRRGVVFVNRNNRVMAEIAAALTRTAAGDGVSVTTAATHPENAHDSRLEAEARHRGIDLVTETAHAGRVLDSSEVTIYLGAHEAQDMGGRHAVVWDMPATDGMTEEQISTLISDLNERVGALVSELHLAPSAPAVNA
- a CDS encoding glycosyltransferase is translated as MNAVTDPTTETTSPEVLQRILLPRQGEPQDVRMLYLVESGQNKERLSWSERFSVRVPGGSEASFETYFNAFPASYWRRWSQLDTVLLNLHVQGTAAVSVYRSKSDGTRVAVESRLITDEATTFTLPLKNFEDGGWYWFDVTAESDATVSEAAWCAPHAPRAQQMPDGSTVGPFEKRVTVGIPTFNRPADAVAALEALTSDPEIDAIIDAVIMPDQGNQHPADEPGYVDAVARLGERFHEFRQGNLGGSGGYSRIMFEALGDGEAGLPESPYILYMDDDIAIEPDSIARAVQAARYAASPIVVGGQMLNLQERSELRTMGEAIDRSDFMWTKANNSVYDHDFAQYPLGFLGHDSDKKNPDAYNSRNLHRRVDVDYNGWWMCLFPRVVADQIGQPLPLFIKWDDTEYSLRAGAAGFPTVTWPGAAIWHMAWADKDDAIDWQAYFHLRNRLIVAALHHDGGAEGIVRSVQKSTFKHVACMEYSTLAIQNEAMKDFLAGPAGLFDDLDQALPRIQGIRKNYSDAVVVETASDLPSPTGAPGVPVKDVGGRLGKIRKVPWLVHGLRHLVAKEDTSHHHAPQLNLTAQEARWFTLSRVDSATVTTAGGTGVAFRKRDRDLAKQLVSESRALQKQIVERFDELKDEYRGSFDDLVSRSEWKKVFDAQ
- the glf gene encoding UDP-galactopyranose mutase is translated as MTYDLFVVGSGLFGLTVAERAATQLGKKVLIVDRRDHLGGNAYSEAEPETGIEIHKYGAHLFHTSNQRVWEYVNQFTDFTGYQHRVFAMHDGTAYQFPMGLGLINQFFGRYYSPDEARELIKSQTEGMDPKEAANLEEKAISLIGKPLYEAFIRDYTAKQWQTDPKNLPAANISRLPVRYTFNNRYFNDTYEGLPVDGYTAWLEKMADNELIDVRLGTDWFDVRDELRAESPDAPVVYTGPLDRYFDYAEGTLGWRTLDFETEVLETGDFQGTPVMNYNDADVDYTRIHEFRHFHPERDYRTDKTVIMKEYSRFADREGDEPYYPINTPEDRAMVEAYRRRAAAEARENNVLFGGRLGTYQYLDMHMAIASALTLFDNTLTPFFVDGTPLEQERGH